GGTGCGGATCGCCGTCTTGGAGGAGACCCCGGCCATCTCGGCGAGCTCGGCGCGCGAGAGCTCGACCCCGCTCTTGCCAAGAAGGAGGATCAGCCGGGCGAGGCGCTCCTTGCTCGAAGAGTAGGAGCGTTCGGCGAGTTTGTTCTGGAATGCCTTCAGTTCCTCCGACAGGCGCTCATACATGCGGAAGATCGTCTTCGGATGGTGCTCGAGGAAGTAGAAGAAATCCCCC
The DNA window shown above is from Candidatus Bipolaricaulota bacterium and carries:
- a CDS encoding winged helix-turn-helix domain-containing protein produces the protein GDFFYFLEHHPKTIFRMYERLSEELKAFQNKLAERSYSSSKERLARLILLLGKSGVELSRAELAEMAGVSSKTAIRTLSELESRGIIAIESRKIKILREDYLQKIMEPFSVELNANLII